From the genome of Argentina anserina chromosome 4, drPotAnse1.1, whole genome shotgun sequence, one region includes:
- the LOC126791851 gene encoding oxygen-evolving enhancer protein 3-1, chloroplastic-like: MTYPCFQEDHHPGHDKMVDMQSKGIACRIKKCAYELLSIGNDLMDDAYSWDLMGRDIRLKSMFLYCDLSQLISNVPNDQKKALTEVGNKLFSSIEELDHAVKIHSIPLIRDRYNEAGVILQDLMVLTGVME; encoded by the exons ATGACATACCCTTGTTTTCAAGAAGACCATCATCCAG GTCATGATAAAATGGTGGATATGCAATCAAAGGGAATTGCTTGTCGGATTAAGAAGTGTGCCTATGAATTGCTGTCAATTGGGAATGATCTGATGGACGATGCGTACTCGTGGGACTTGATGGGAAGGGATATACGTCTCAAGTCGATGTTCTTGTACTGTGATCTTAGTCAGTTGATCTCTAATGTCCCAAACGATCAGAAGAAGGCTCTGACTGAAGTTGGCAACAAACTGTTTTCCTCCATCGAAGAG TTGGATCACGCAGTGAAAATTCATAGCATTCCATTGATTCGAGACCGATACAATGAAGCTGGTGTCATTCTACAGGACCTAATGGTTCTAACTGGTGTTATGGAGTGA
- the LOC126791395 gene encoding uncharacterized protein LOC126791395 isoform X2: MFGVSTNDGSRRRLPQWMLGGSSAGQEKKSGNVEEKGNPVEEQLASQETETVTAKPGERIQRHEKETLGEGSQVLQKCEAKTRNRKSTEQDEDFEGNVPESVLEKKCSRGGRRKVQESVAPDKQKAKAPGRGILEKETLGESSHILAKCEVKRNKRKTNEQNSDFDGNFLANLPEKLGRGRRKVQEPALLKRQEANDSACGSGEEQELQTLSDDDVDLTAEDLVIIAEEVWYHHCAVHKS, translated from the exons ATGTTTGGAGTTAGTACTAATGATGGAAGTAGGAGACGTTTACCCCAATGGATGCTGGGCGGGTCATCTGCTGGCCAGGAGAAGAAATCCGGCAATGTGGAAGAAAAGGGCAACCCGGTTGAAGAACAACTTGCTTCTCAAGAGACTGAGACTGTGACTGCAAAACCAGGTGAAAGGATCCAGCGTCATGAAAAGGAAACACTGGGAGAAGGCTCGCAAGTTCTTCAAAAGTGTGAGGCAAAGACTAGAAATAGAAAATCTACTGAACAAGATGAAGACTTTGAAGGTAATGTCCCAGAGTCTGTTCTAGAGAAGAAGTGTAGTAGGGGTGGGAGAAGAAAAGTTCAGGAATCTGTTGCTCCAGATAAACAAAAAGCAAAGGCTCCTGGAAGAGGGATCCTTGAAAAGGAAACATTGGGGGAGAGCTCTCACATTCTTGCAAAATGTGAGGTAaaaaggaacaaaaggaaaacaaatgaacaaaattcagattttGATGGTAACTTCCTTGCAAATCTTCCAGAGAAACTTGGACGTGGGAGAAGAAAAGTTCAAGAACCAGCTCTCTTGAAGAGACAAGAAGCAAATGATTCTGCCTGTGGAAGTGGTGAGGAACAAGAATTACAGACTTTGAGTGATGATGATGTCGATCTGACTGCGGAAGATTTAGTGATAATTGCTGAAGAG GTTTGGTATCATCATTGTGCTGTACATAAAAGCTGA
- the LOC126791395 gene encoding uncharacterized protein LOC126791395 isoform X1, which yields MFGVSTNDGSRRRLPQWMLGGSSAGQEKKSGNVEEKGNPVEEQLASQETETVTAKPGERIQRHEKETLGEGSQVLQKCEAKTRNRKSTEQDEDFEGNVPESVLEKKCSRGGRRKVQESVAPDKQKAKAPGRGILEKETLGESSHILAKCEVKRNKRKTNEQNSDFDGNFLANLPEKLGRGRRKVQEPALLKRQEANDSACGSGEEQELQTLSDDDVDLTAEDLVIIAEEYIKADRELEPEKASIQENEIGSRLALRVACSNKSDKSMDSQNCDDRSLIQDATSSKPN from the exons ATGTTTGGAGTTAGTACTAATGATGGAAGTAGGAGACGTTTACCCCAATGGATGCTGGGCGGGTCATCTGCTGGCCAGGAGAAGAAATCCGGCAATGTGGAAGAAAAGGGCAACCCGGTTGAAGAACAACTTGCTTCTCAAGAGACTGAGACTGTGACTGCAAAACCAGGTGAAAGGATCCAGCGTCATGAAAAGGAAACACTGGGAGAAGGCTCGCAAGTTCTTCAAAAGTGTGAGGCAAAGACTAGAAATAGAAAATCTACTGAACAAGATGAAGACTTTGAAGGTAATGTCCCAGAGTCTGTTCTAGAGAAGAAGTGTAGTAGGGGTGGGAGAAGAAAAGTTCAGGAATCTGTTGCTCCAGATAAACAAAAAGCAAAGGCTCCTGGAAGAGGGATCCTTGAAAAGGAAACATTGGGGGAGAGCTCTCACATTCTTGCAAAATGTGAGGTAaaaaggaacaaaaggaaaacaaatgaacaaaattcagattttGATGGTAACTTCCTTGCAAATCTTCCAGAGAAACTTGGACGTGGGAGAAGAAAAGTTCAAGAACCAGCTCTCTTGAAGAGACAAGAAGCAAATGATTCTGCCTGTGGAAGTGGTGAGGAACAAGAATTACAGACTTTGAGTGATGATGATGTCGATCTGACTGCGGAAGATTTAGTGATAATTGCTGAAGA GTACATAAAAGCTGATCGGGAATTAGAGCCAGAAAAAGCATCGattcaagaaaatgaaatagGCAGTAGACTCGCATTAAGAGtcgcttgcagtaataagtcAGACAAATCAATGGACTCCCAAAACTGTGATGACAGGTCGCTCATCCAAGATGCTACCAGTTCTAAGCCTAACTAG
- the LOC126791592 gene encoding gibberellin 2-beta-dioxygenase 6-like translates to MLVDSNPPLLHNYGALLHKPSSKTPQLHENHITEECQLPLIDLEGLKSLDMIHRLECARMICRASSEWGFFQVVNHGINPELIKKMRGEQVKLFSAPFEKKQNAGLLNNSYRFGTPSATHPSQFSWSEAFHIPVSKISDQACYGEFASLREVMEEFSAAMSSLSKVLAEVLINNLGNQEEALEDICESSSCFLRLNRYPACPFSPDMFGLVPHTDSDFLTILCQDQVGGLQLMKDSKWVAVKPNPDALIVNIGDLFQAWSNDVYKSVEHMVMANEKTERYSIAYFLCPSYDSLIGSCTSRESSIYRKFTFGEYRSQVQEDVKKLGHKVGLSRFLISEDRPALAIR, encoded by the exons ATGTTAGTAGACTCAAACCCCCCTCTCCTACACAACTATGGAGCCCTTCTACACAAGCCATCCAGTAAAACTCCTCAACTACATGAAAACCATATCACAGAAGAATGCCAGCTCCCATTGATAGACCTCGAAGGGTTGAAGAGCCTTGACATGATCCACAGGCTAGAATGCGCTAGAATGATTTGTAGAGCCTCCTCGGAATGGGGCTTCTTCCAAGTGGTGAACCATGGCATAAACCCTGAGCTTATAAAGAAGATGAGGGGAGAGCAAGTGAAGTTGTTTTCAGCACCCTTtgagaagaaacaaaatgcTGGCCTGCTCAACAATTCATACAGGTTTGGGACTCCATCAGCAACTCACCCATCTCAGTTCTCTTGGTCTGAAGCTTTTCACATTCCTGTCTCAAAAATCTCAGACCAAGCTTGCTATGGAGAGTTCGCCTCTCTAAG GGAAGTGATGGAGGAATTTTCAGCAGCCATGTCGAGTCTATCAAAAGTGCTCGCAGAGGTTCTAATCAATAATCTCGGCAACCAAGAGGAAGCTCTAGAAGACATTTGTGAGTCGAGCTCCTGCTTTCTTCGCTTGAATCGCTACCCGGCTTGTCCATTTTCACCAGATATGTTTGGTCTAGTGCCTCACACAGACAGTGATTTCCTCACCATTCTTTGCCAAGATCAAGTAGGAGGACTTCAGCTCATGAAAGACTCCAAATGGGTTGCTGTAAAACCCAATCCGGACGCGCTTATCGTCAACATTGGAGATCTTTTCCAG gcATGGAGCAACGATGTGTATAAGAGTGTTGAACACATGGTCATGGCCAACGAGAAAACGGAACGATATTCGATTGCATATTTTCTGTGCCCATCTTATGATTCTTTAATAGGAAGTTGCACCAGCAGAGAATCCTCCATTTATAGAAAGTTCACATTTGGAGAATACAGAAGCCAAGTTCAAGAGGATGTCAAGAAACTTGGCCATAAAGTTGGACTCTCTAGATTTCTTATTTCGGAAGACCGGCCTGCACTGGCAATTAGATAA